Proteins encoded together in one Planctopirus ephydatiae window:
- a CDS encoding glycosyltransferase, protein MVWLIVAGLIVVTLLTFVMTIAQLDLYRRYWFSVLRKDCQREVPPLPESLPRVTIQLPIYNESPVVHRLLEAASRIDYPHDLLQIQVLDDSTDDCSKILVEKVSEIQQRDPSLNIQYRHRIDRTGYKAGNLDEGTTWATGEFIAIFDADFVPKPDYLQQTIRYFQNEDIAIVQSRWGHLNPESSIVTRVQQFFLDGHLSVEQRGRGDTDLFLIYNGSAGIWRKQVIVDCGGWMTTAAIEDVDMSYRAQLRGKRIVYLEDYTTPGELPDSMIALRLQLFRWWKGNLQIAIKYIRQVWQSDYPLTKKLHATTHLFGPLMSAVTFANIILAGAVPLIVTWYPETRYWLASTLLGVALIPVLFLVYGTGRIRFGEGSHWQKILGVIPLGSMLMVLHSGLSCQHTVSAFEAFFTKKNVWVVTPKGFSSTGASQAKRRRVKIPWYFWLDALVIVYLIACGWIALMFQFYMIAALQVLWIGGFLWVLGGSLWEATKDQRAFSFSSTQKDHLENTAAELTPGSMESATLAS, encoded by the coding sequence ATGGTCTGGTTAATTGTTGCCGGGTTGATTGTTGTCACGTTGCTCACATTTGTGATGACAATCGCGCAACTCGACCTTTACCGTCGCTACTGGTTCTCGGTACTCCGCAAAGATTGCCAGCGGGAGGTACCACCCCTTCCTGAGTCACTACCGCGAGTGACCATACAACTTCCTATTTACAACGAGTCTCCAGTCGTTCATCGACTCCTCGAAGCCGCTTCACGAATAGACTATCCTCATGACCTGTTACAGATCCAGGTGCTTGATGACTCGACAGATGACTGCTCAAAGATTCTTGTTGAAAAAGTTTCCGAGATTCAACAGCGAGATCCCAGCCTCAATATTCAGTATCGACACCGCATCGATCGCACAGGTTACAAAGCCGGAAATCTGGATGAAGGAACTACGTGGGCGACAGGTGAGTTTATTGCCATTTTCGATGCTGATTTTGTACCGAAACCAGACTATCTCCAGCAGACCATCCGTTACTTCCAGAACGAAGATATTGCCATTGTCCAGAGTCGGTGGGGGCATTTGAATCCTGAATCGTCAATTGTGACTCGAGTTCAGCAATTCTTTCTGGATGGGCATCTTTCAGTCGAGCAGAGAGGGCGAGGCGACACCGATCTGTTCTTAATTTACAATGGATCTGCAGGCATCTGGCGAAAACAGGTGATCGTGGATTGCGGGGGCTGGATGACAACAGCTGCCATTGAAGATGTCGATATGAGTTATCGGGCCCAGTTGCGAGGCAAAAGGATTGTCTATCTCGAAGACTACACGACTCCTGGCGAGTTACCCGATTCAATGATTGCCCTCAGGCTGCAACTCTTCCGCTGGTGGAAGGGAAATTTACAAATTGCTATTAAGTATATTCGCCAGGTCTGGCAAAGTGATTACCCACTCACCAAGAAGCTACATGCGACGACACACCTGTTTGGCCCTCTAATGTCAGCAGTGACATTTGCGAATATCATTCTCGCAGGGGCTGTGCCGCTGATTGTGACGTGGTATCCGGAAACTCGCTACTGGTTGGCATCAACATTGCTGGGAGTAGCACTGATTCCCGTTCTGTTTCTAGTTTACGGCACGGGAAGAATCCGTTTTGGTGAAGGCAGTCATTGGCAAAAGATACTGGGTGTCATCCCTTTGGGAAGCATGCTGATGGTGCTGCATTCCGGACTTTCATGTCAGCATACAGTCTCTGCCTTTGAGGCTTTTTTTACCAAAAAAAATGTCTGGGTCGTCACTCCCAAAGGGTTTTCCAGTACAGGCGCATCACAGGCAAAACGTCGTCGCGTCAAGATACCATGGTATTTCTGGCTTGATGCACTGGTTATTGTCTATCTTATCGCTTGTGGCTGGATTGCATTGATGTTTCAGTTCTACATGATTGCCGCCCTGCAGGTACTCTGGATCGGTGGCTTTCTGTGGGTTTTGGGTGGATCTTTGTGGGAGGCGACCAAAGACCAGCGAGCCTTCTCGTTCTCATCCACCCAAAAGGATCATTTAGAGAACACCGCGGCAGAACTCACGCCTGGCTCAATGGAAAGTGCCACTCTGGCCTCTTGA
- a CDS encoding DUF1559 domain-containing protein has translation MLPDSKARSRSGGFTLIELLVVISIIAILMALLLPAVQQAREAARRTQCRNNIKQLGIALHNYHDNHGTLPAGLIVRMTTNNTQDLPSRFAAVLDQNRHLGTNWMVSLLPFIDQSPLYNLVDINTPLSVASGNNATVRSTTIPGYLCPSDAFNGAPLERYNTFDNTGATTTPGRPWARANYGANLGREMYEWQIQHRATPSQKKGAMGFGSGSKLSEFTDGTSNSAMVWEIRVGVNNQDPRGVWALGRFGASLVGGCDVGTSGLADCSGINARDSFADDVDGCTNAPQNGMGCAFDRGDGEVAPRSMHTGGVHMLLGDGSVRFISENLDFTVHRNLNSISGGELTSEF, from the coding sequence ATGCTGCCTGACTCGAAGGCACGATCACGTTCCGGCGGTTTCACTCTGATTGAACTGCTGGTGGTGATCTCGATTATTGCGATTTTGATGGCTTTGCTGTTGCCGGCCGTACAGCAGGCACGTGAGGCTGCTCGCCGCACACAATGCCGGAACAATATCAAGCAACTGGGCATTGCACTCCACAACTATCACGACAATCACGGCACTCTGCCCGCCGGTCTCATCGTCAGGATGACGACAAACAATACTCAGGATCTTCCCAGCCGATTTGCTGCAGTTCTCGATCAGAATCGTCATCTGGGAACGAACTGGATGGTTTCATTGTTACCATTTATTGATCAGTCGCCCCTCTACAATCTGGTGGATATCAATACCCCGCTCAGCGTTGCCAGCGGAAACAATGCCACAGTTCGCAGCACCACCATTCCCGGATACTTGTGTCCTTCCGATGCGTTCAATGGTGCTCCCCTCGAGCGATACAACACTTTCGACAACACAGGGGCAACAACTACCCCAGGCAGACCGTGGGCTCGGGCAAATTACGGTGCCAACCTCGGTCGCGAAATGTACGAATGGCAGATTCAGCATCGAGCCACTCCATCGCAAAAGAAAGGGGCCATGGGTTTTGGCTCGGGTTCAAAGCTCAGTGAATTCACGGATGGGACCAGTAACTCGGCTATGGTTTGGGAGATTCGTGTCGGCGTAAATAACCAGGATCCGCGAGGAGTCTGGGCCCTGGGCCGCTTTGGTGCGAGTCTCGTGGGCGGTTGCGATGTCGGGACTTCCGGACTGGCCGATTGCAGTGGTATCAATGCCCGGGACTCATTTGCTGACGATGTCGATGGTTGCACGAACGCACCACAGAATGGAATGGGTTGTGCATTCGACCGGGGCGATGGAGAAGTGGCACCCCGCAGCATGCATACTGGTGGCGTGCATATGCTGCTGGGGGATGGAAGTGTCCGTTTCATCTCTGAGAATCTGGATTTTACGGTTCACCGCAATCTCAACAGTATATCCGGGGGCGAACTGACTTCCGAATTCTAA
- a CDS encoding radical SAM/SPASM domain-containing protein codes for MYLEFAARLLTVTDKRLAWKLAWNMGVKGALSVHKFKQRLKQGESFPPFLYISIINSCNLRCQGCWVDVASKQQTISLEAANRLINDAKQAGNSFFGIVGGEPFMHPQLLDILASHPDCYFQVFTNGHFITQEVARRLRQIGNVTPLISVEGTEIVSDERRGRSNVLSKTMIGLQNCLNQRLVTGVCTSICKTNIDDLLTEAWVDRLIEMGVLYTWFHVYRPMGPNPQPQLALSQEEQLRIRQFVVNIRATKPIGVVDAYYDGEGRALCPAATGISHHISPWGGIEPCPIVQFAKESIHDERPIREVFRQSVFLEDFRKLAASSTRGCIVLERPDLLKRLVEDHQAPDGTARKTALAELEAMEKLPSQGTSTPEQLIPEKSWAYRLAKRWFFNDFGVYDKAAKSPHRYMA; via the coding sequence CGGTCCATAAATTCAAACAAAGGCTCAAGCAGGGGGAGAGCTTTCCACCGTTCTTATACATCTCTATTATCAACAGTTGTAACCTCAGGTGTCAGGGATGCTGGGTCGATGTCGCCTCCAAACAGCAGACCATCAGCCTGGAAGCCGCCAACAGGTTGATCAATGATGCGAAACAGGCCGGCAACAGCTTTTTCGGGATCGTGGGGGGTGAGCCTTTCATGCATCCACAGCTTCTCGATATTCTGGCGAGTCACCCGGATTGCTATTTTCAGGTCTTTACCAACGGACACTTTATTACCCAAGAGGTCGCCCGCCGATTACGACAGATCGGCAATGTGACTCCGCTGATCAGCGTCGAAGGGACCGAGATTGTCAGCGATGAACGACGCGGCCGGTCGAATGTGCTCAGCAAAACGATGATCGGTCTGCAGAACTGCCTCAATCAACGTCTCGTCACAGGCGTCTGTACGAGTATCTGCAAGACGAACATCGACGATCTGCTGACAGAAGCCTGGGTCGACCGGCTGATTGAAATGGGTGTGCTCTATACCTGGTTCCACGTTTACCGGCCTATGGGCCCCAATCCACAGCCTCAACTGGCACTCTCTCAGGAAGAGCAACTGCGAATTCGCCAGTTTGTCGTCAACATTCGCGCCACGAAGCCCATTGGCGTCGTCGATGCCTATTACGATGGAGAAGGGCGTGCCCTGTGCCCGGCTGCAACCGGCATCTCCCATCACATTAGCCCGTGGGGAGGTATCGAACCTTGCCCGATTGTCCAGTTTGCCAAAGAGTCGATCCATGATGAACGACCGATTCGCGAAGTCTTCCGGCAGTCCGTCTTTCTCGAAGACTTCCGCAAGCTCGCTGCTTCTTCGACACGGGGCTGCATTGTGCTCGAACGACCAGACCTGCTGAAGCGGCTCGTCGAAGACCACCAGGCTCCCGATGGCACTGCGAGAAAAACAGCACTGGCTGAACTCGAAGCGATGGAAAAACTTCCCTCCCAGGGAACTTCCACACCCGAACAGCTCATTCCCGAAAAGAGCTGGGCCTACCGCCTGGCCAAGCGGTGGTTCTTCAACGACTTCGGCGTCTACGATAAAGCTGCAAAATCACCTCATCGGTACATGGCGTAA